The following coding sequences are from one Streptomyces sp. V3I7 window:
- a CDS encoding transglutaminase family protein, producing MELIQDTPGLSAYLAAGDAIDHRHSLVRATASRLAEGAADSYDYARAAFAFVRDEIPHSADSGDPRVTWRASDVLEQGTGICHAKVHALAALLRAEGIPAGLCYQRLAHDDGSGHVVHGLVAVRFRGAWHRQDPRGNKPGVDARFSLDGERLAWVADPESNEMDYPVLYAEPHPAVLRALRAAPDRPYLWKTLPTAL from the coding sequence ATGGAGCTGATCCAGGACACCCCTGGCCTGTCCGCCTATCTGGCCGCCGGTGATGCCATCGATCACCGTCATTCGCTGGTCAGGGCGACTGCCTCCCGTCTGGCCGAGGGTGCGGCGGACTCGTATGACTATGCGCGTGCCGCGTTCGCTTTCGTGCGCGACGAGATCCCGCACTCCGCGGACAGCGGTGACCCGCGCGTCACCTGGCGCGCCTCCGACGTGCTGGAGCAGGGCACCGGCATCTGTCACGCCAAGGTCCACGCGCTGGCCGCGCTGCTGCGGGCCGAGGGCATCCCGGCGGGGCTGTGCTACCAGCGTCTGGCGCACGACGACGGTTCCGGACATGTCGTGCACGGACTGGTCGCCGTCCGTTTCCGCGGAGCGTGGCACCGGCAGGACCCGCGCGGCAACAAGCCCGGTGTCGACGCGCGGTTCTCCCTCGACGGTGAGCGGCTGGCCTGGGTGGCCGACCCCGAGTCCAATGAGATGGACTACCCGGTCCTGTATGCTGAACCCCATCCGGCCGTCCTCCGCGCCCTTCGGGCTGCGCCCGACCGGCCGTACCTGTGGAAGACGCTCCCCACCGCGCTGTGA